The following coding sequences are from one Verrucosispora sp. WMMD573 window:
- a CDS encoding PRC-barrel domain-containing protein: MRAGELLGRTAYDLQGRRLGRVVDLVLRGPADGPLRLTDLVVTRHWYGRLSGRLIGPQRHPSGPWAIRALARLLGRSTRQVPMDRVRLDPPLPGPRGPGRAAGS, encoded by the coding sequence GTGCGAGCGGGTGAGCTGTTGGGTCGGACCGCGTACGACCTTCAGGGCCGCCGGCTGGGTCGGGTGGTGGATCTCGTGCTGCGCGGCCCCGCGGACGGCCCGCTGCGGTTGACCGACCTGGTCGTCACCCGACACTGGTACGGCCGGCTGAGTGGGCGGCTGATCGGTCCGCAGCGGCACCCGTCGGGCCCCTGGGCGATTCGGGCGCTGGCCCGGCTGCTCGGTCGAAGCACCCGGCAGGTGCCGATGGATCGGGTGCGGTTGGATCCGCCACTGCCCGGCCCGCGCGGCCCAGGCCGGGCAGCCGGCAGCTGA
- a CDS encoding hemolysin family protein: MQSYWSQLALVAVLIVVNAIFAGSELALVSLRDSQLQRLERTGRTGRVLARLARDPNRFLATIQIGITLAGFLASAAAAVSLAQPLVPLLEGVFGRAAGPLSVVLVTLVLTFVTLVFGELAPKRIAMQVPERWALLVARPLDLLAGLTRPVVWVLGATSDLVVRLFGLDPKPERDEISPDELRDIVAGHHGFTKEQQTIIAGAVEIAERRLRAVLVPRLQVFCLDSGTTAEAARLVLAASGHSRAPVVRHGGLDDSVGVIHLRDLVGVADDQPVDEYTRPPLLLPDSVLVVDALRRFKAERQHMALVVDERGAVEGIVTLEDILEEIVGEIYDETDRDVGAVRTDDDGALLLPGTFPVHDLPDIGVELPGRPDGAYTTVAGLLLAGLGRIPRAGEHLTVDAWRLEVTLADDRAVSGVRLRRVTAAPGDPEALGTAVSEASGAAEAAAPAVPDVPEAQPDEPSGTPTDGSSVLDGTRR; this comes from the coding sequence GTGCAGAGCTACTGGAGCCAGCTGGCCCTGGTCGCAGTCCTGATCGTGGTGAACGCGATCTTCGCCGGCAGCGAGCTGGCGCTGGTGTCGCTGCGGGACAGCCAGCTCCAACGGCTGGAACGCACCGGGCGCACGGGCCGGGTACTGGCCCGGCTGGCCCGCGACCCCAACCGATTCCTGGCCACCATCCAGATCGGCATCACGCTGGCCGGGTTCCTCGCCTCGGCCGCCGCCGCGGTGTCGCTGGCCCAGCCGCTGGTTCCGCTGCTGGAGGGTGTCTTCGGCCGGGCCGCCGGCCCGTTGTCCGTGGTGCTGGTCACGTTGGTGCTGACCTTCGTCACCCTGGTCTTCGGTGAGCTGGCCCCGAAACGGATCGCCATGCAGGTCCCGGAGCGGTGGGCGCTGCTCGTCGCCCGCCCGCTGGATCTGCTCGCCGGTCTCACCCGGCCGGTCGTCTGGGTGCTCGGTGCCACGAGCGACCTGGTGGTACGGCTGTTCGGGCTGGATCCGAAGCCCGAGCGGGACGAGATCAGCCCGGACGAGCTGCGGGACATCGTGGCCGGTCACCACGGCTTCACCAAGGAGCAGCAGACCATCATCGCCGGTGCCGTGGAGATCGCCGAGCGGCGGCTGCGGGCGGTGCTGGTGCCGAGGTTGCAGGTGTTCTGCCTGGACAGCGGCACCACGGCGGAGGCCGCCCGGCTGGTGCTGGCCGCCTCCGGGCACTCCCGCGCGCCGGTGGTCCGCCACGGCGGCCTGGACGATTCGGTGGGCGTCATCCACCTGCGGGACCTGGTCGGCGTCGCTGACGACCAGCCGGTCGACGAGTACACTCGCCCGCCGCTGCTGCTGCCGGACTCGGTGCTGGTGGTCGACGCGCTGCGCCGGTTCAAGGCCGAACGCCAGCACATGGCCCTGGTCGTCGACGAACGCGGTGCCGTCGAGGGCATCGTCACCCTGGAGGACATCCTCGAGGAGATCGTCGGGGAGATCTACGACGAGACCGACCGGGACGTCGGTGCGGTACGCACCGACGACGACGGGGCACTGCTGCTGCCGGGCACGTTTCCCGTGCACGATCTGCCCGACATCGGTGTGGAGCTGCCCGGGCGTCCGGACGGTGCCTACACCACCGTGGCCGGGCTGCTTCTGGCCGGTCTCGGCCGGATCCCCCGCGCCGGGGAGCATCTCACCGTCGATGCCTGGCGGCTGGAGGTGACGCTCGCCGACGACCGGGCGGTCTCCGGTGTCCGGCTGCGCCGGGTGACAGCGGCACCCGGGGACCCGGAAGCCCTCGGGACAGCGGTGTCCGAGGCTTCCGGCGCGGCCGAGGCGGCCGCACCTGCCGTCCCCGACGTGCCCGAGGCGCAGCCGGACGAGCCGTCGGGCACGCCGACCGACGGCTCTTCGGTTCTGGACGGCACCCGGCGCTGA
- a CDS encoding universal stress protein, with product MTMNRPVVVGVDGSPPSLVAAEHAAEAAVWRSRPLHLVHGYLHPLGYGVPINPYEVGVPAASEDGRKMLEQTAAELVDRWPGLTVDVRQVAGGPGATLVEESRRAELVVVGSRGLGGFAGLLLGSVGTQVAAHGHCPVLVIRPPDRPIPTEGPVLVGVDGSESAELAVGYGAEEAGRRGGTLVLMHVADEGDDEGKAADLLATAGAAARGSHPGLTVQERVLVAPKPDQALIEATGDAALVVAGSRGRGGFAGLLLGSVSQTLVHHARCPVLIAHPHEPEQ from the coding sequence GTGACGATGAACCGACCTGTCGTGGTGGGGGTGGACGGATCGCCGCCGAGCCTGGTGGCCGCGGAGCACGCGGCGGAGGCGGCGGTGTGGCGGTCCCGCCCGTTGCACCTGGTGCACGGCTACCTGCACCCGCTCGGCTACGGCGTGCCGATCAACCCGTACGAGGTGGGCGTGCCGGCAGCGTCGGAGGACGGCCGCAAGATGCTCGAACAGACCGCCGCTGAACTGGTCGACCGGTGGCCGGGGCTGACGGTCGACGTGCGTCAGGTGGCCGGCGGGCCGGGTGCGACGCTGGTCGAGGAGTCCCGGCGGGCGGAGTTGGTGGTGGTGGGCAGCCGGGGCCTGGGCGGCTTCGCCGGGCTGCTGCTCGGCTCGGTCGGCACCCAGGTCGCGGCGCACGGGCACTGCCCGGTGCTGGTGATCCGTCCGCCCGACCGTCCGATCCCCACCGAGGGCCCGGTGCTGGTCGGTGTGGACGGTTCGGAGTCGGCCGAGCTCGCCGTCGGTTACGGCGCCGAGGAGGCCGGCCGGCGCGGCGGGACGCTGGTGCTGATGCACGTCGCCGACGAAGGCGACGACGAGGGGAAGGCGGCGGACCTGCTCGCCACCGCCGGTGCGGCGGCGCGCGGCAGTCACCCGGGGCTGACCGTGCAGGAACGGGTGCTCGTCGCGCCCAAGCCCGACCAGGCGCTGATCGAGGCGACCGGTGACGCGGCGCTCGTGGTGGCCGGTTCGCGCGGTCGGGGCGGCTTCGCCGGGCTGCTGCTCGGCTCGGTAAGCCAGACGCTTGTGCACCACGCCCGCTGCCCGGTGCTCATCGCCCACCCGCACGAGCCGGAGCAGTGA
- a CDS encoding GNAT family N-acetyltransferase, producing the protein MTDDLRLRPVREDDLVEFFVHQLDPEASRMAAFGAEDPTDRRAFAAHWVRILTGPENLARTVTVDDTVVGHVLAFPVDDAFEVSYWIDRAHWGRGYATRALAALLREVTRRPLFARTATDNVASLTVLRRCGFVVRGTDRAYAPGRGHEIDEHVLELPA; encoded by the coding sequence GTGACCGACGACCTGCGGCTGCGCCCGGTACGCGAGGACGACCTGGTGGAGTTCTTCGTCCACCAGCTCGACCCGGAGGCCAGCCGGATGGCCGCCTTCGGCGCCGAGGATCCGACGGACCGGCGGGCGTTCGCCGCGCACTGGGTCCGCATTCTCACCGGTCCGGAGAACCTGGCCCGCACGGTGACCGTCGACGACACGGTGGTCGGTCACGTGCTGGCCTTCCCGGTCGACGACGCGTTCGAGGTCAGCTACTGGATCGACCGGGCGCACTGGGGCCGCGGGTACGCCACCCGCGCCCTGGCCGCGCTGCTGCGGGAGGTCACCCGCCGGCCGCTGTTCGCGCGGACGGCCACCGACAACGTCGCGTCGCTGACGGTGCTGCGTCGCTGCGGGTTCGTGGTGCGCGGCACCGACCGGGCGTACGCCCCGGGCCGCGGCCACGAGATCGACGAGCACGTGCTGGAACTGCCCGCGTGA
- a CDS encoding PaaI family thioesterase — MSGGFFALLGLELDEISGDRVTIRWRVRPELHQPYGILHGGVHCSVVETAASLGAGVWLGERGRVVGVSNQTDFLRAVAEGELVAVGTPVHRGRSQQLWQVEITDADGRLVARGQVRLQNLYPAEN; from the coding sequence ATGTCGGGTGGTTTCTTCGCCCTGCTCGGGCTGGAGTTGGACGAGATCAGCGGGGACCGGGTCACGATCCGCTGGCGGGTCCGCCCCGAGCTGCACCAGCCGTACGGCATCCTGCACGGCGGCGTCCACTGCTCGGTGGTGGAGACGGCGGCGAGCCTGGGTGCCGGTGTCTGGCTGGGTGAGCGCGGGCGGGTGGTCGGGGTGTCCAACCAGACCGACTTCCTGCGGGCCGTGGCCGAGGGCGAGTTGGTCGCGGTCGGCACCCCGGTGCACCGGGGACGGAGCCAGCAACTGTGGCAGGTGGAGATCACGGACGCGGACGGGCGGCTGGTCGCCCGTGGTCAGGTCCGCCTCCAGAACCTCTACCCGGCCGAGAACTGA
- a CDS encoding divalent metal cation transporter, with translation MRKLLAATLGILSAVGGFVDIGDLVAAGQAGARFGMAHTWVLLLGVVAICAYAEMAGRIAAVTGRAVFDLVRERLGARMALLNLVASYLVTVITLAAELGGVALALRLATGVPYLLWVPVAGIAVWLVLWRMRFPVMERVFGLAGLALVVFAVALFWLPTDWAALGRSAVAPDDSGQGWGAYWFVAVALFASTVSPYEVFFFSSGGVEERWSADDLADARFSVLVGFPVGGFLALSLIATAAVVLRPAGLSVDSLDQVAHPVVLAFGAAGLAVAALAFFAVTFGAALETGLSAAYAAAQYFGWQWGKRVSPREAARFHTVLLVSVLLGVLLLLTTVDPVSLTEYMLIISAVALPLIYLPILVVANDHTYLGGRVNGRALNLLGAVLLLVILAASIVAVPLAIGTRMGQ, from the coding sequence GTGAGGAAGCTCCTCGCCGCCACGCTCGGCATCCTGTCCGCGGTCGGCGGCTTCGTCGACATCGGCGACCTGGTCGCCGCCGGCCAGGCCGGGGCCCGCTTCGGCATGGCGCACACCTGGGTGCTGCTGCTCGGGGTCGTCGCCATCTGCGCGTACGCGGAAATGGCCGGACGGATCGCGGCGGTGACCGGCCGGGCCGTGTTCGACCTGGTCCGGGAGCGGCTCGGCGCACGGATGGCACTGCTCAACCTGGTGGCGTCGTACCTGGTCACGGTGATCACCCTGGCTGCCGAACTGGGCGGGGTGGCGCTGGCGTTGCGGCTGGCCACCGGCGTGCCGTACCTGCTCTGGGTGCCCGTCGCCGGGATCGCGGTCTGGCTGGTGCTGTGGCGGATGCGGTTCCCGGTGATGGAACGGGTCTTCGGGCTGGCCGGGCTCGCGTTGGTGGTGTTCGCCGTCGCCCTGTTCTGGCTGCCGACCGACTGGGCGGCGCTCGGTCGCAGCGCCGTGGCACCCGACGACTCCGGTCAGGGGTGGGGGGCGTACTGGTTCGTCGCGGTGGCGCTGTTCGCCTCGACGGTCAGCCCGTACGAGGTCTTCTTCTTCTCCTCCGGCGGGGTCGAGGAACGGTGGAGCGCGGACGACCTGGCCGATGCCCGCTTCAGCGTGTTGGTCGGCTTTCCGGTCGGCGGCTTCCTCGCCCTGTCGCTGATCGCGACGGCGGCGGTGGTGCTACGCCCCGCCGGCCTGTCGGTGGACAGCCTCGACCAGGTCGCGCACCCGGTGGTGCTGGCCTTCGGCGCGGCCGGCCTGGCGGTGGCGGCACTGGCGTTCTTCGCGGTCACCTTCGGCGCCGCGTTGGAGACCGGCCTGTCCGCCGCGTACGCCGCCGCCCAGTATTTCGGCTGGCAGTGGGGCAAGCGGGTGAGCCCGCGCGAGGCGGCTCGCTTCCACACGGTGTTGCTGGTCAGCGTGCTGCTCGGGGTGCTCCTGCTGCTCACCACGGTCGACCCGGTGTCGCTCACCGAGTACATGCTGATCATCAGCGCGGTGGCGTTGCCGCTGATCTACCTGCCGATCCTGGTGGTCGCCAACGACCACACCTACCTGGGTGGCCGGGTCAACGGCCGGGCACTCAACCTGCTGGGCGCGGTGCTGCTGCTGGTCATCCTCGCCGCCTCGATCGTCGCCGTACCACTGGCGATCGGTACGAGGATGGGCCAGTGA
- a CDS encoding cation-translocating P-type ATPase C-terminal domain-containing protein: MAGQVQVAAGDVRRQSIVAAAPDIRRFLRYALSGGVAEITVMLLGPLFGLPVPLLPAQILWINLLTHGVPGVALGAEPAEPGTLRRVPRSPQESVLGAGLGRQILVGGALIAAVTLGAGVLAAHWNRPWQSVIFVVLGLAQLGVALAVRAPRPAGQRRGNLALPLAVAASALLQVAGVLLPPLRELLGTEVLGVTDLLACGAVSVLPALVLRLTRRRPGAAADPEYVGSRSAHPDAVR; this comes from the coding sequence GTGGCCGGACAGGTCCAGGTCGCGGCCGGGGACGTACGCAGGCAGAGCATCGTCGCGGCGGCACCCGACATCCGCCGGTTCCTGCGCTACGCCCTCTCCGGCGGGGTGGCCGAGATTACGGTGATGCTGCTCGGGCCGCTGTTCGGCCTGCCCGTGCCGCTGCTGCCGGCCCAGATCCTCTGGATCAACCTGCTCACCCACGGGGTGCCCGGGGTGGCCCTGGGCGCCGAACCGGCCGAACCCGGCACCCTGCGCCGGGTGCCACGCTCACCGCAGGAGTCGGTGCTCGGCGCGGGCCTGGGTAGGCAGATCCTGGTCGGCGGGGCGCTGATCGCGGCGGTGACCCTGGGCGCGGGTGTGCTCGCCGCCCACTGGAACCGGCCGTGGCAGTCGGTGATCTTCGTCGTGCTCGGCCTGGCCCAGCTCGGCGTGGCCCTGGCGGTCCGTGCGCCACGACCGGCCGGACAACGGCGGGGCAACCTGGCGTTGCCGCTCGCGGTCGCCGCCTCCGCGCTGCTCCAGGTGGCCGGAGTGCTGCTGCCGCCGCTGCGGGAGCTGCTCGGCACCGAGGTGCTCGGCGTCACCGACCTGCTGGCCTGTGGCGCGGTGAGCGTCCTACCCGCCCTGGTGCTGCGGCTGACCCGACGCCGCCCCGGTGCCGCGGCCGACCCGGAGTACGTCGGGAGTCGATCTGCCCACCCTGACGCCGTCAGGTGA
- a CDS encoding universal stress protein, giving the protein MASNTGAPVVVGVDGSEIGLHAVRAAAREAAYRHRPLRIVHAFIWPLMGVPLGPAPSGPADGGLRNQADRYLADAVAEAGKAAPEVAVTGEVVDGAASTVLLAEARDAALVVLGNRGLGGFAGLLLGSVAVQVSAHADGPVLVVRGESRADGPVVVGVDGSELSREAVRFAFEEAAWRGSELVAVHAWLYPTPAGPGDILPLVYDLDAFRDEEERVLAEAVAGWSERYPEVPVRRRLVRGSPGRALVEESRTAQLVVVGARGRGALGGLLLGSVSHAVLHHAHSPLAVVRKLRTVEGT; this is encoded by the coding sequence ATGGCCAGCAACACCGGCGCCCCCGTCGTGGTGGGTGTGGACGGTTCCGAGATCGGCCTGCACGCGGTGCGCGCCGCCGCGCGGGAGGCGGCGTACCGGCACCGCCCGCTGCGGATCGTGCACGCGTTCATCTGGCCGCTGATGGGAGTGCCGTTGGGTCCCGCGCCGAGCGGGCCGGCCGACGGCGGCCTGCGCAACCAGGCCGACAGGTATCTTGCCGACGCCGTCGCCGAGGCCGGCAAGGCGGCCCCGGAGGTGGCGGTGACCGGCGAGGTGGTCGACGGAGCGGCGAGCACCGTCCTGCTCGCCGAGGCCCGGGACGCGGCGTTGGTAGTCCTCGGCAACCGGGGGCTGGGCGGCTTCGCCGGGCTGCTGCTCGGCTCGGTGGCCGTGCAGGTCAGCGCCCACGCGGACGGCCCGGTGCTGGTGGTTCGCGGCGAATCGCGGGCGGACGGGCCGGTGGTGGTCGGCGTCGACGGTTCGGAGTTGTCCCGGGAGGCCGTCCGGTTCGCCTTCGAGGAGGCGGCGTGGCGCGGCAGCGAACTGGTCGCGGTGCACGCCTGGCTCTATCCGACCCCGGCCGGCCCCGGTGACATCCTGCCGCTGGTCTACGACCTGGACGCCTTCCGGGACGAGGAGGAGCGCGTCCTCGCCGAGGCGGTGGCCGGCTGGTCCGAGCGCTATCCGGAGGTGCCGGTGCGGCGACGGCTGGTGCGCGGTTCCCCGGGTCGGGCGCTGGTGGAGGAGTCCCGCACCGCCCAGCTGGTGGTGGTGGGCGCGCGGGGGCGCGGGGCGCTGGGCGGGCTGCTGCTCGGCTCGGTCAGCCACGCCGTGCTGCACCACGCCCACTCCCCGCTGGCGGTCGTCCGGAAGCTGCGTACGGTCGAGGGGACCTGA